The Xyrauchen texanus isolate HMW12.3.18 chromosome 42, RBS_HiC_50CHRs, whole genome shotgun sequence genome includes the window aaatgcatcaaaactgtattaatgcatcaaaactgtattaatgcatcatatctgtattaatgcatcaaaactgtgttaatgcatcaaaactgtataaatgcatcaaaactgtataaatgcatcaaaactgtgttaatgcatcaaaactgtgttaatgcatcaaatctgtattaatgcatcaaaactgtataaatgcatcaaaactgtattaatgcatcaaaactgtattaatgcatcatatctgtattaatgcatcaaaactgtgttaatgcatcaaaactgtataaatgcatcaaatctgtgttaatgcatcaaaactgtgttaatgcatcaaaactgtgttaatgcatcaaatctgtattaatgcatcaaaactgtgttaatgcatcaaaactgtattaatgcatcatatctgtattaatgcatcaaaactgtgttaatgcatcaaatctgtgttaatgcatcaaaactgtataaatgcatcaaatctgtattaatgcatcaaaactgtattaatgcatcatatctgtattaatgcatcaaaactgtgttaatgcatcaaatctgtgttaatgcatcaaaactgtattaatgcatcaaatctgtataaatgcatcaaatctgtattaatgcatcaaaactgtgttaatgcatcaaaactgtgttaatgcatcaaatctgtattaatgcatcaaatctgtattaatgcatcaaaactgtattactgcatcatatctgtattaatgcatcaaaactgtgttaatgcatcaaatctgtgtttatgcatcaaaactgtataaatgcatcatatctgtattaatgcatcaaaactgtattaatgcatcaaatctgtattaatgcatcaaaactgtgttaatgcatcaaatctgtgttaatgcatcaaaactgtattaatgcatcatatctgtgttaatgcatcaaatctgtgttaatgcatcaaaactgtgttaatgcaccatatctgtgttaatgcatcaaaactgtattaatgcatcatatctgtattaatgcatcaaatctgtgttaatgcatcatatctgtattaatgcatcaaaactgtataaatgcatcagatctgtattaatgcatcatatctgtattaatgcatcaaaactgtattaatgcatcaaaactgtataaatgcatcaaaactgtattaatgcatcaaatctgtgttaatgcatcaaaactgtgttaatgcatcaaatttgtattaatgcatcaaaactgtgttaatgcatcaaatctgtgttaatgcatcaaatctgtgttaatgcatcaaatctgtgttaatgcatcaaatctgtgttaatgcatcaaatctgtattaatgcatcaaaactgtattaatgcatcaaatctgtgttaatgcatcaaaactgtattaatgcatcaaaactgtattaatgcatcaaatctgtgttaatgcatcaaaactgtattaatgcatcaaatctgtgttaatgcatcaaatctgtatcaatgcatcaaaactgtattaatgcatcaaaactgtataaatgcatcctaaacacagaaatgtgaagcttatcattctataaaatcatttacattaattgtacatgtattatttgtgctgtaaagttgtttaaatcatcgtttaagggtttacagtgttgcgttgtcatggcaacagagttgtataattgtctatatcttcacacagatgagGTCAGtgtgtgatttaatgacagtaaaatcatgttaacacacatattgtttatgtgtctTTGTGACAGTATTTTAATGTCATTTCGGTTCATCCGTTCAAAGTTAAAAAACTCTGATTCAATGATTCGTTCGTGACATCACTCAGAAATGTTCTCTGCACGGCACTTTTCATGAATTAAAATTCAGTAAACATAAATACAGCTGTTTAATActcatgcattattatttttctgaaatctaatgtttaaatgtcatttttcTGTATGTTCATTAagtgaaaaattatgtttaaaactagatttttatagtattttactttttgaacatttttatCTCTGTGTAAAGAACACCTGATATTATTGCACCTGGATCCCAGGTAGTGTTAAAGTGTTAAACTCACTTGCCGCAGTTGATGATGACGTCTTCGGGCTGAATGCGCTTCTTCAGTTTGCCCATCTTGGGGTGTTCTCCTCGCCCGCGGAACAGACCCGGCGGCTCTAGCTTAAAGTTTCCGATTTTCTCGCGGTGTCCGTCCAGCAGACAGTAACCGTACTCCTCTGTCAGACGATTGGACTCCTCCTTCAGGACCTAAGTGAAACACATGTGGAGCTAGCAGACAACACATTACCTGCGaaattaaccttttttttaatctttatatttctcccaatttggaatgcccaattcccactacttagtaggtcctcgtggtggcgcggttactcacctcaatccgggtggtggaggacaagtctgcttctgagaccgtcaatccgcgcatctgatcacgtgactcgttgtgcatgacaccgcggagactcacagcatgtggagactcatgctactctccacgatccacacacaactcaccacacgccccattgagagaaccactaatcaccaccacgaggaggttaccccatgtgactctaccctccctagcaaccggcccaatttggttaccccatgtaactctaccctccctagcaaccgggccaattggttaccccatgtgcctctaccctccctagcaaccgggccaattggtcaccccatgtgactctaccctccctagcaaccggctcaatttggttgctaaggagacctgactgtagtcactcaccacacgccccagcgagaaccactaatcaccaccacgaggaggttaccccatgtgcctctaccctccctagcaaccgggccaattggtcaccccatgtgactctaccctccctagcaaccgggccaattggttaccccatgtgactctaccctccctagcaaccgggccaattggtcaccccatgtgactctaccatccctagcaaccgggccaatttggttgctaaggagacctggctggagtcactcccgTCTCGCGACTCCAAGGttgatagtcagcgccaatacttcGAAATGAACCTTAAAATCTCACCTGCTTTTCCTCTTTGCTCATGTTCTTCCTCTCCTCCGACTTCTCCACAAAGTATTTGTGGATTTCACTGAAGTCGCACTTTGAGAGCGTCTTGATCAACTTCCTCTCGTCTTTGGTCATTTCCTGAAGACACTTCAGTTAATGCACTGCAGGCGGAAGCAGAACTGAGAGCTGATGAACTGATCTCACCTCTTTCCAATCAGTGAAGAAGTTGTTCTGGAACACGTGTTTGCTGGAGTGCTCGTGGTCCAGCATCTTAGCGTAGAACGTTGCAATCTCCTCTGTGACTGGACTCAGTTTCACCGGCCGTCCTGAAAACACACAGACACGAGCTGGTGTAAGAACTACACCATGAATACACATGATAAACTCCACATGATGCACTCACCATCATAATACAATGTGACATTATCAGACAGCAGCTCATATTCTGGAGGGAAATATGGACCTTTATGTTCAAGATTCCTCCATTTCTGACTGTCTGATGATTTTCCCTCTTCACACCTGTAGATGGAAGTCCAACTTTATTCAAGCTCCAGTGTGAGATAACAGATTGAACAGAATAAAAATGACCAGATTATTAGATAAATATGTGGTCAGGAGGAAATACATTAACATGTCATATGCACCTCTCAAACGCATAAAAGCACACGTGCAACTATAAATTAATAAAGTGAGTTTGACCACAACATGAATCTCTAGCACTTGAACTGACCTGTACTTCGACAGTGTTTTAACTGCTTTAGTACGAGTATAATGAAGTCTAAAGGAGTGAATGAGTGAAACATCTTTATTATGTTCCGCTGAAATATAAACAAGTCGcgaaataaaacacaaacatctTTTCATTCCCTAAACTGTCATGTACGTGTCTGCACATGCGCACTCTCCTCACCGCTGCTGCGCGTCTTTGCGTCACATGTATTTGTGTTCGACCATAAACATGTGCGGTCGGTTTTTCAGTTCCGGCCACAAAGTGTTCATCATCGCAataatgtagattaccacaaaaatttatttggacttctttaaaaaaagcacaaatgtgtgttccagtgagacacttataatggaagtcaatggggtttaatctgtaaacattaaaatactcactgacacataaacaatatgcgtgtttacaacttcattgccatgacgatgtaacactgtaaaaaaaaaatggctgccagcataattatgtaaaaaaatacagtaaaaatgtaaacaactttacagaacaaactgttaattttaacaataattgactgtaaaaagtaaaagtacgctcttgttaaacataatgttaaTTTCTAACGTTAATTATTCagatacaacattttattgtatcgtcttaaaatatatatatttaccttatattttacagttaatattcgttaatcaatgttttatttctgtagcattttttgtcttttaccgctaaaattacatttttactctgtaCTCTATAATGACTGTAaacatgatgatttaaacaactttacagctcaaataacacgagtttaacagaataatttatgtaagtgcttttataaaattataagcgtcacatttctgactttaaacctccaaaaataccccattgacttccattgtgagtgtctcactggaacacatttgtgctaatcaacattatttacaaatgctgtcgattgaactgaaCCTCAAAATCCAGCGTTCACTTAAACTGAAACTGCACATAATAAACATTACAGAAGAGCTGCAAACTGCAGTGTTAAATAATTataacacaaaaaatacaaatgctaAACGTTAATTAAACGCTACATTGATCAAAGACTATGTATGACGCAACATTACTAAGATGTAAAACTTGAACCTGAGACGGATCTCCTCGGCTTCAGGGTATATGCAGGGacagattaccgaccgggccattGCCCCTTGACCTCCCGGGAGCCATTGAATACCCGGGGGCTCTTGACTACCCGGTGACCCTTGATtacccaggggcccttgactaccaggaggCTCTTGATTACCCGGTGACCCTTGACTACCCGGTGACCCTTGACTACCAGGAGGCTCTTGATTACCCGGTGGCCCTTGACTAcccgggggcccttgactacccgggGACCCTTGACTACCTGGGGACCCTTGACTACCCGGTGGACCCTTGACTACCCggtggcccttgactaccagggggctctTGATTACCCGGtgacccttgactaccagggggctctTGATTACCCAGTGACCCTTGACTACCAGGAGGCTCTTGATTACCCGGTGGCCCTTGACtacccaggggcccttgactacccgggGACCTTTGACTACCCAGGGACCCTTGACTACCCggtggcccttgactaccagggggctctTGATTACCCGGtgacccttgactaccagggggctcttgactaccagggggctctTGATTACCCAGTGACCCTTGACTACCCGGTGACCCTTGACTTCCAGGGGGCTCTTGATTACCCGGGGGCTCTTGATTACCAGGGGGCTCTTGATTACCCGGTGACCCTTGACTACCCAGTGACCCTTGACTACCCGGtgacccttgactaccagggggctctTGATTACCCGGTGACCCTTGACTAcccgggggcccttgactacccggtGACACTTGACTAcgagggggcccttgactaccagggggcccttgactacccagTGACCCTAGACTAcctgggggcccttgactacccgggGACCCTAGACTACCTGGTGACACTAGACTAcccgggggcccttgactacccggtGGCCCTTGACTACCTGGGGACCCTTGACAACCCGGGGACCCTTGGCTACCCGGGGACCCTTGGCTACCCGGGGACCCTTGACTACCCggtggcccttgactaccagggggctctTGATTACCCGGTGACCCTTGACTACCCGGtgacccttgactaccagggggctctTGATTACCCGGTGACCCTTGACTAcccgggggcccttgactacccggtGACTACCCAGggacccttgactaccagggggctctTGATTACCCGGtgacccttgactaccagggggctctTGATTACCCGGtgacccttgactaccagggggctctTGATTACCTGGTGACCCTTGACTACCCGGTGACACTTGACTAccaaggggcccttgactacctgggggcccttgactacccgggGACCCTAGACTACCTGGTGACCCTAGACTAcccgggggcccttgactacccgggggcccttgactacacGGGGACCCTTGACTACCCGGTGGCCCTTGACTACCTTGGGACCCTTGACTACCCGGGgctgccctgggctttaaggctgctcGATCTAGATTGGCAAGCCCCCCCCCcaaaaacccttttgggcatgaacaaatGCCACCCTCCACCTTTTGGGTGGAGGgtggcccttggagataattggccccagggcctttgcaagtcataatccgttcCTGGGTAAATGTTACCTGCATCAGTCACACCTGAAAGATTTGAAGTCCCTCCTGATGTCAACTGCAGCGCAGAATAAAACTCACCTGTACACGAAAGTCCATCAAAGCCTTCGACAGCATCCCAACAGCACCTGTACACTCCATACACTTCTCCATCATCTCATCACACAAGTCACCCACTCTTCAAGACGGTCAACATTTAATCAGCAGTGAAGCCAAAGTTTCCTAGAAATCTTCAGTATATTGGGGGAAATGTGTCAACGGTGTTTTATAAGGAACTCTATGTGGGAATAGAGATATGGCAcgaacaataacaagaaaacattACATGCATTTAATGGTTGACCACTTGTTTATTACAGCAAAAATATCTCAACGTGTAAATTTGTCCCAACGTTTTGCAAGAAACGGATGGAATGATTGACCAAAGGCTGTCAGCATTACTAATCCCCCACGTGTCCGGCGCTGTGTAACTACTACAACACGTTTGTGTCTCATCGTCCATCTGGCTGCCATAAATACTCAAATTCATTTGGTATGAACTGTACAGTAAGAGAAAATGCACCACTTacatataaaaaaagcaaaaaaaagtcATCAGTGTAAATCAAATAGTCTAAAACCACAATCAAGATCTGCGATTCAAACTGTTCCCGAAAATGATCAAATGAGGCCCACAAAAAATGGTGATAAGACTACAACATTTTAGCCAAATGAAATGTCTCCGGACGGACCGTTGCGCACGTTAGGAGCACGCTATAGACTCCAGCTGTTGCTCGGCTTCGGCGGCCATGGCTGCGGCCTGGAGCTGTTCGGTTTCGCTCTGCAGCCCGCTCGCCGTCAACTGTTTGCGTTCACTGTGCATGTTGTTCTCGTGCCTCTTCAGGTCGGACGCTTTGGCGAAGGCCTTCGTACACGAGCCGCACACAAACGGCTTCTCTCCTCGGTGGCGTCGCTCGTGGTCCTTCAGGTGCGACTTGTGCTTGAACGCCTTGTCGCACATCTGACAGCTGAACGGCCGCTCGTTGCTGTGCACTCGCTCGTGCTTCTTCAGGTCGGGAGCACGGATGAACGACTTCCCGCAGGAGTCGCAGCTGTAGGGCTTGAAGCCTGTGTGAATTTTCAGATGTTCCTTCAAATGGGCCTGCGTGGTGAACGCTTTGGTGCAGATCTCGCAAACGAAGGGTCGGTCGGCCGAGTGCAGTTTCTCGTGTTTCCTCAGGCGGTTTTCGTCGACGAACGTCTTGCCACACACCTGGCAGGCGAGCTGATCCCTGTGGCCGTAGAGCAGATACTCAAACTTCATGTCGCCGGTGGCCGTCGTCCATCCGGGGGGCTGTTCGTCCTTCACGTCGCCCATGCTGTCCGCGAACGACAGCGTCTGCGTGTGAGCCGCCAGTTCTTTGGGTTCCGTGACCATGGCTTCCACGTCCTGGTCGTAGCAGCTCACCTTATGTACCTCTTCTTGCGCCAACTCTTTCAGGATGGCCTCCTGCACTCTCAGGGCGTTGTTGGGCGATTTGTCCAGGTCGTGATTGCTTTGAGCTTCCTCCACAATATCATCAGAAGGAGCATCATCTTGGTCCCCGAGCACCTGGACGTCGTTGTCTTGAGTTAGTGGAGGATCGTCCGTCGGAAGCCCCATTTTCACCATGTCGTACGGAAACTTGCTGGCGTTCCTGAGGTCGTTTTTCTCATCGGAGGACATGTCTCGCTTCTGAGAGCAGAGCTTATCCAGAAACCGGATTCCCAATATCTGTCCCGAAGACATCATTAGATTCACATCTTTCTTCTTCACAGAAATCTTGGCGGTGTACATGTAATTGAGCACTTCTTCAAAGATGTCCGAGCGGATGAAGTCGATCTCTATGACGGAGGAGCTATCCACCTCGTGTTTCTTGAAAAGCTTCTTGAAGTAGTTGCTGCATGCCGCTAACACACAGCGATGCGCCCTGAATTTCACGTCCTCGACGACGACCGCAATGTCGCAGTGCTCGCCCTCCAATCTCTGCTCGTTCAGTAGCTTCAGAAAGATGGTTTTGTGCTCATCGTCCACATACTTCACAGTTTCTGACATACTGGAGCGGATTTCTGAGGGAACAAGAGAATGTAGAAGAATTAATTCAGCTGAAATATCTTTCCAGTATTTATGTTTAATTATAAGAGTTGGgcgggtctgggtatctcagcgagtattgacgctgac containing:
- the LOC127635182 gene encoding zinc finger and BTB domain-containing protein 14-like, with amino-acid sequence MSETVKYVDDEHKTIFLKLLNEQRLEGEHCDIAVVVEDVKFRAHRCVLAACSNYFKKLFKKHEVDSSSVIEIDFIRSDIFEEVLNYMYTAKISVKKKDVNLMMSSGQILGIRFLDKLCSQKRDMSSDEKNDLRNASKFPYDMVKMGLPTDDPPLTQDNDVQVLGDQDDAPSDDIVEEAQSNHDLDKSPNNALRVQEAILKELAQEEVHKVSCYDQDVEAMVTEPKELAAHTQTLSFADSMGDVKDEQPPGWTTATGDMKFEYLLYGHRDQLACQVCGKTFVDENRLRKHEKLHSADRPFVCEICTKAFTTQAHLKEHLKIHTGFKPYSCDSCGKSFIRAPDLKKHERVHSNERPFSCQMCDKAFKHKSHLKDHERRHRGEKPFVCGSCTKAFAKASDLKRHENNMHSERKQLTASGLQSETEQLQAAAMAAEAEQQLESIACS